GGGAAGAGCAGTGGCTTGATCGGTGGTCATGCGTCAGCTTGCCAGACACGTGTGAAAACCGTCTACAGCGCCAAAATCCGTGTTTAAGTAGTGCTAGGAACAGCCCTCGCCCGGCAATCCCAAATTTTCGAGCAGGTCAACGCTTCTCTGGTCGATACCCATGTCCAGAAGGGCACTCTCGCCGAATGGTTCGACGAACGCGGTGGCCAATACGAGAAACACGCTGTTCTGCAGCAAAAAATCCAAGCGCAACTCACCCCACCCCTGCTGGCGGTCTGTTTCGCCCTCGTGTGCTTCGCACTGATGCTGACCCTGTGCGCGCCTCAACTCCGCCTCCTGCTTCCCTGATCCTTCCTCGCTCCAGGAGTTTCCTATGCCCAACTTTGCCTACAGTGGCTTCAATCCCCAGGGTGCGGTTAAAGGCGTCATCACCGCAAAAGACAAGGCGGCCGCCCTGGCCGATCTGAAAGAGAAGAACATCACCGCCAAGAGTCTCGCAGTCGCCAGCCCCCTGAGCCAGAACATCAAGCTGCGAGATCCTCTTCCCAGCGGCACTGACATGAGCCTCCTCTGTAGCCAGCTCGCCCTGATGGACCGGGCCGGCGTCAACCTGCTCGAAACCATGACGTCTCTCCTCCAGACCACTGCCAATCAGAAGCTCAAAGACGCCCTGCATGACATTCGAGACGGCGTTTCCCGTGGTCAGGAATTTCCTATCGCCCTCGGCCGACACCCCCTGATCTTCGACAAATCCTTCGTCGCGCTCGTCAAAGCTGGGATTCGCACCAACACCCTATCGACGACGCTCGACCGCGTGAGCACCATGTACGAACGCAACGTCAAGGTGACCCAGGAAGTCCGCGGTGCGCTCGTTCAGCCCGCGATCACCATCGCCATCGCCATTGCCGTCGTGATCCTGCTGTCCATCATGGTGATTCCCCAGATGCAGGGCATGCTGGAGGGTCTCAACGTCGCCCTCCCGCCCCTGACCAAGATCATCCTCGGCTTCTCGGCCGTCGTGCGAGGGCCCATTGGCCTCCTCCTGCTCGCCGTCATCGTCGCGGCCGTCATCTTCGTCCAGCGCTACATCAAGACCGATCAGGGCAAGACCAACTTCGATAAGTTCGTGTTGCGTATCCCTAAAATTGGCGATCTGGTCCTCCTGGGCAGCCTCAGCCGCGTCAACCGGACGCTCGCCACCCTCCTGAGCAACGGCATCGCCAAAAACGAGGCCATCGGTATCGCCGCCGAAGCCAGCGGCAACCGCGTCCTCGAAGACGTTCTCCTTCTCGGCCGCAAGAGCGTCGAGCGCGGCGATCACCTCTATACCGTGCTCGAAGCCCACCCCAAACTGTTCCCCGCCACCATCACCGGCATGGTCCGAACCGGGGAATCCAAAGGTGAGCTCTCCGAAATGCTTGACCGCGTTTCGGACTTCTACGAGCGGCAAGTCGAGACGGACGCCCGCAACCTGACCAAGTACATCGAGCCGTTCATGATCGTCTTCCTAGGCGTCATCGTCGGCGGCCTGGTCCTGGCCGTCATGCTCCCACTCAGTGAAGTCATCAAGAACCTGAGCACCTGAACTGAAGGAACGCCTGCACCCCCCGGCGTTCCCGGGGGCTTCGTCTGCCGGAAGGATTGCCATTCATAGCGCCAGGAAGGACTTCATGACCCAGAATCCACACCCCTATCAGGGGCACAACGTACCGGTCAACCAGAACCGCCCACACCATGAAGGCATGAGAGAGGAGGGATTTACCCTGGTCGAGATTTTGATCGTCATCGCCATCATCGGCATCCTGGCCGCCGTTCTCGTGGGGAACTTCAGCGGATCCCTCCGGACAGGCAACCGTACAGCTGCCAAAGCCCACGGCTATCAGGTCAGCCTTGCGATCCAGCAGTGGCTCAGTCAGTCTCCAGTCCGCACCGTAAGTAGCCTGACCGGGCTGAACTGTGCGCAGGGCTATGCCCTCATCAGCACAGGCCCACAGGCCAACAACGCCCTGGCGAGTGGCCAGCTGGGCTGGAAGGCTCCGACCGGGTCCATCACGTGCAGCATCGCCCAGGGCACCAGTGCCCGCACCGCGCTCGTCACGACCAAAGTCACGGGCGACAGCAAGACCTTCGTCAATGGGGAAGCGCAGTGAATACCTCCGGCTACACCCTGATCGAGGTCTTAATCGTCATCGGCATCCTGGCGCTGGTCATGGCCCTGGTCGTCAGCCGCCTCAGTCGCCCGAGCGACCCTGTGGCGCCCTTCGCCGCCGGCATGGTGAGTTACCTCAACAGCGTTGCCGCCGACGCCTCCAGCCGTGAGCAGGGCGCGTGCGTGAGCTTGCACGAGGGACAGATCGTCACCACGCCAGCCCTGACACCGGCGCCACTGCTCCTGCCCCAAGGGGTGACAGTAAATTTGCCAGAGTTCTGTTACGACGCCAAAGGCAGAGTTTCTACAGCGCAACGCCTCACCGTCGCGTCAGACGATGCCTCCACCACCGCCGACGTCCTGATCGACCCGGGCTACGGCAACGCCCGCCTGGGAGTGAACTGATGCGCACTCAGGCCCACCGCCAGGCCGGCTTCACGGTCATCGAGGTCCTCGTGGCCTTTGTCGTCCTGTCCATCGGGATCGGCATGATCATCCAAAACAACATCGCCCTGACCGAAATCAACAGCCGAGCAGAAGTGCAGTCCCTCCAAGCCACCGCCGCCGAAGCTCTCGCCGAGCGTTACGCCGCCCAGAGCCTCCCCACCGGGTCCACCATCCAGGGCAACGTCAGCGCCGCGGTCCCCCTCCGCGATCTCGACAACGAGCGGGACCGTGCCGTCTGGAACGTCCTGGCCTACACCGTCGCCCGTCCTTCCACCGACCGCGTCACCATCACGGTCTCCCGCCGGGACATCCCCAACGACTCCAATGCCCTCGTCATCGAGGTCACCCCCTA
This DNA window, taken from Deinococcus sp. Leaf326, encodes the following:
- a CDS encoding type II secretion system F family protein — translated: MLGTALARQSQIFEQVNASLVDTHVQKGTLAEWFDERGGQYEKHAVLQQKIQAQLTPPLLAVCFALVCFALMLTLCAPQLRLLLP
- a CDS encoding type II secretion system F family protein, translating into MPNFAYSGFNPQGAVKGVITAKDKAAALADLKEKNITAKSLAVASPLSQNIKLRDPLPSGTDMSLLCSQLALMDRAGVNLLETMTSLLQTTANQKLKDALHDIRDGVSRGQEFPIALGRHPLIFDKSFVALVKAGIRTNTLSTTLDRVSTMYERNVKVTQEVRGALVQPAITIAIAIAVVILLSIMVIPQMQGMLEGLNVALPPLTKIILGFSAVVRGPIGLLLLAVIVAAVIFVQRYIKTDQGKTNFDKFVLRIPKIGDLVLLGSLSRVNRTLATLLSNGIAKNEAIGIAAEASGNRVLEDVLLLGRKSVERGDHLYTVLEAHPKLFPATITGMVRTGESKGELSEMLDRVSDFYERQVETDARNLTKYIEPFMIVFLGVIVGGLVLAVMLPLSEVIKNLST
- a CDS encoding prepilin-type N-terminal cleavage/methylation domain-containing protein, producing MTQNPHPYQGHNVPVNQNRPHHEGMREEGFTLVEILIVIAIIGILAAVLVGNFSGSLRTGNRTAAKAHGYQVSLAIQQWLSQSPVRTVSSLTGLNCAQGYALISTGPQANNALASGQLGWKAPTGSITCSIAQGTSARTALVTTKVTGDSKTFVNGEAQ
- a CDS encoding prepilin-type N-terminal cleavage/methylation domain-containing protein translates to MNTSGYTLIEVLIVIGILALVMALVVSRLSRPSDPVAPFAAGMVSYLNSVAADASSREQGACVSLHEGQIVTTPALTPAPLLLPQGVTVNLPEFCYDAKGRVSTAQRLTVASDDASTTADVLIDPGYGNARLGVN
- a CDS encoding prepilin-type N-terminal cleavage/methylation domain-containing protein → MRTQAHRQAGFTVIEVLVAFVVLSIGIGMIIQNNIALTEINSRAEVQSLQATAAEALAERYAAQSLPTGSTIQGNVSAAVPLRDLDNERDRAVWNVLAYTVARPSTDRVTITVSRRDIPNDSNALVIEVTP